The Pseudomonas aeruginosa genome includes the window GCGTCGCTGGCCGCCGGCTGGACGAACAGCTCCTTCACTTCGGGGCGCGAGATGATCTTCTGGTTGAGCTTGACGTTCAGCGCGCAGCCGCCGGCGAAAGCGACCTTGCCGGTCTCGCGGATGATATCGCCGAGGTAGTAGTCCATCATCTCCAGCGCGAGCTTCTCGAACAGCGCCTGGATGCTCGCGGCGTAATGGATGTAGGGATCGTCGGCGATGTCGCCTTCGCGCTTGGGCCCCAGCCACTCGATCAGCTTGGGCGAGAAGTAGTAACCCTTGCCTTTCTCCTTGTAGCGGCGGAAGCCGATGACGTTGGCATAGTCGGTGTTGATCACCAGTTCGCCGTTCTCGAACTTGGCGAGACGGGAGAAATCGTACTTGCTGGCGTCACCGTAGGGCGCCATGCCCATGACCTTGAACTCGCCGTCGAGCATGTCGAAGCCGAGGTACTCGGTGATCGCGCCGTACAGGCCGCCCAGCGAATCCGGATCGTAGAACTCCTTGATCTTGTGGATCCGACCGTTCTCGCCCCAGCCGAAGAAAGTGGTGGCGTATTCGCCCTTGCCGTCGATGCCGAGGATCGCGGTCTTTTCCTTGAACCCCGAGCAATGGTAGGCACTGGAGGCGTGGGCAAGGTGGTGCTCGACCGGCTGGATCTTGATTTTCTTCAGGTCGAAGCCGAGTTGCTGCAGGCACCACTCGATGCGCTTGTAGTAACGCTTGTAGCGGCGGTTGCCGAGCAGGATCGCATCCAGCGCGCGATCCGGCGCGTAGGCGTAGCGCTTGGCGTAGTGCCAGCGGGCCTTTTCCATGATGCTGATGGGAGCGAAGGGAATCGCCACCACGTCGACATCGGCCGGCTCGATCCCTGCCTGCTCCAGGCAGAACTTCGCCGATTCGTAGGGCATGCGGTTCTTCGCGTGCTTGTCGCGCACGAAGCGCTCTTCCTCGACGGCCGCGACCAGCTTGCCGTCGATGTACAGGGCGGCGGACGGGTCATGGCTTACGGCGCCAGACAGGCCTAGGACGGTCAATGCCACGGTAGAACCTCTTCAAAGCAGCTCGCGGTTGCGGAGTGGGACCGACAACCGCGGCTTTCGTTTAACTCGTCGACCGCCGCAGGCGGTGGTCGTCGCTTGTCCTTCAAGCCCCGGCGGCGTCGCCGAGGCGGGGAATCCGTTGCTCCAGCAGCCGGTAGAGGCCGCTGTCCTGCGGCCAGTTGCGCAGGAAGCGCGCGCGGTCGCGGGCGTAGGCGCGGGCAAAGGACGCCTGGCTGTGATGCTTGCGCATCGCGTCCAGGTCGATCAGCGCCCATTCGCCGCCTTGTTCATGGGCCTGCCAGAACAGGTTGTGTCCCTTCAGGTCGCCGTGGCTGATGCGTTCGCGGATCAGCGTCGAAAACAGCCGATCCAGTGCCGCCAACTCGGCTTCCGGTGGCGAAACGGCGCCATCGGGCATGTCCAGGCAAGGCTTAAAACGAGCGATTATATCCTGACCGCCGAGATAATCGGTAATCAGGTAGGCGCGCCCGCGCAGCCAGCACCAGCGCCGCTCCAGCATCGCCAGCGGACGGGCGGTGGCGATGCCGAGGAATTCCAGGCGGTTGCCTTCGCGCCAGGAGGCCCAGGCCCGGCTCGGCCGCCAGAAGCGCTTCAGCCAATGGACCCAGCCCTTGATGTTGTAGCGCTTGATGATCAGCGTGCGGCCGTTCGCTTCGACCCGGGCGACGGTGGCCGCGCCGCCGTCCTTGTAGACGTGGCCGGCGGCGATCAGGCGGTCCGCGTCCGCCAGCAGGGGCGCCATCGTCTCGGCCTCGCTGCGGCGGGCGGCGAACAGGCGGAACGGACCGCGCACGACACTGAACAGGCTACAGTCGCGACCGACCTTCCTCAGCAGGTCGCGCACCCGCCAGCGGCGAACCTTGGCGATTTCCTTCTGCAAGGCTTCGAGCGGCAGCGCATGCTCGCCGTTGGCCAGCAGGTAATGCACCAGCAACTCCTCCAGGAAAGGATCGAGGAGCGCCGGCAACTGGGCGAAGAACACCCCGAGGTTTTCCAGCACTTTCTGTCGCGACAGCGGCTGGCCGGGAGTTTCCGCACGCACGCCGCCACCGTCGATGAGATACAGGCGGCCGGCGTGGCGCAACAGGTTGTCCAGGTGCAGGTCGTCCTGCCAGAGGCCCTTTGCATGCAGCTCGCCAATGGCTGCCAGGGCTTCGCCGAGCACCGCTTGCTGGGCATCGCCCAGCGGCGCCTGGGCCTCCACCGCACGCCAGGCGTCACCGAGGCTCTGCGCCGCGTCGAGGTAGTCGAACAGCAGCCAGCCGCCCTCGCCCTGCTGCAGCCCGTCGGCCAGCAGCGCCGGGGTGGTCAGCCCCTGGGCCGCGAGCAGACGCGCCCCTTCCAGTTCGCGCTGGAAATGCCGTGCGGCCTTGCCGCCCACCAGCAGCTTGGCCAGCACCTTGCGCCCACGCCATTCGCCGGCACCGACGTAGCGCTGCCCGGGCAGCACCCGCAGCAGACTGTCCAGGCGCAGTTCGGCAGCGCCAGCGCCATCCGCCAGGGTCACCCGCAATGGCAGTTGCGGGTGGCGCCCGGCGGCTTGCAGTTCGGCCAGTCTCATCGGCGCGACTCCTTGCGCCGACGGCGCTGGTCGAGAAGGCGATACCACTGCTCGACCTCGGCCGAGTCGAGGGGTTCGTCGACATAGGCGGAGATGAATTCGTGCACGTCCGCTTCGCTCCAGTCCGGGGCACGGCGCAGCATCGGCTCCAGGTCCTTGACCTGGTCGCGGCGGCCGAACCAGATCGGGCGGGTCTTCTCCAGGTCGATCAGGCAGGCCTCGAAGACACCATCGGCCCCCTCGCGGAGGAATACATGCTTGGGATAGAAGCAACCATGCATCTGTCCGGCGGCGTGCAGCTGGCGCGCCAGCCTGCCAACCGCCCGGAGAATCGCCCGGCGCCGCTCTTCGGCCAGGTCGTGCCAGGACGCCAGCCAGGTGTCCAGGTCCTGCCAACCGTCCAGGGCGCGGGTCAGGAGGATCGCCTGGCGCTCTCCGCCGACCGCCTGCTGGGCGAAGAACGCCGCCTGCAGGGCGGGAATGCCCAGCGCCCGGTAGCGCTCGATGTTGCGGAACTCGCGGGCGAAGGTCGGCTCGCCCAGCGGATGGCGCAGGCTGCGGGTCAGGTGGTTGCTCTGGCGCTTCAGGTAGTAGGCGGAGTCGCCCAGGTCGAGGCGGTAGACGCTGCTCCAGCCACCCCGCTCGGTATTCGGTTCGTCCACGGCGTCCAGCTGCAAGGCCCACAGGGCGTCGAAGCTGTCCAGACGGTTGCGCTGGAGCAGGTCGTGATCCTGCGCGGCGATGAAAACGCTCATTCGCGCCCCTCGAAGAAAGCCACCACCTGGCGAATACGCTTCTTGTCGGATTCGTTCAGGTGCCGGCGACGGCGATATTGCAGGTAGAAGCGCAGGCGCTGGGTGCGCGACAGGTGGTACTTGGCCACCTTGTCCAGGCAGGCCAGGTCCTTGGTGATCCGATAGCGCAGCATGAAGCTCCACCAGAACGCGCCGTTCGGGCAGTCGATGAAATACACCAGCGGCTGGTCGTCCACCAGCAGGTTGCGCCACTTCAGGTCGTTATGGGTGAAATGCTGGTCGTGCATCAGGCGCGTAGCCTTGGCGATCTGCCGGCTGACGCCGTCCACCCAGCGCGGGTCCTTCAGGCGCGGATCCCGGTTGCAGGCGAGCACCGACAAGTCCTCGGTGCCCGGCAGCTCGCGGGTGATCATGGCGCCGCGCTGGAAGGCGCCGGCCTTGCGCTCCAGCCCCCAGGCGACCACTTCGGCGGTGGGAATGCCCCACTTCTCGAAGCGCTTGAGGTTCTGCCACTCGGCCTTGATCCGCGGTCGCGCCAGGTAGCGGCGCAGGCCCTTGCCGGCGCTGCGGTAGCGCTTGACGTAGTAACGCACGCCGTCGCGCTCGATGCGGATGACTTCGGACAACGGGTCGCGGGTCAGGCGCTCGCCCTCCAGGGCGAACACGCTATCGAGGCTACCGAAGTCGGCGGCCAGGTGACGGTAATCGGGTTCGAGGGTCCACCCCGCCATCAGAGCAGGTCTCCGTAACGCTGCTTGCGTTCGTAGAGTTTTTCCGCCTTGCGTTCCATCCAGGCCAGCAGGCCGGCCTCGTCGCGCAGTATCTCGCGCAACGGCCGGCGGAAATAGGTGCGCAGGAAGCGTAGCTTGTCGCGACGCGTCAGTCCGATGTCCAGCGCAGAGAAATACAATGCCGCCAGATCCTTGTTACGCCAGCGTTTCGGCGTGGCGTCGCGGGTCTGGGCACGGTGCAGATCGATCACCGAGAGGCGGAAATCGTCCGCGCTCACCGGCTTGTCGGTGTGCAACAGGAAATGACAGATGTAGCAGTCGCGATGGTTGACTCCGGCACGGTGCATGTCGCCGACCATCCGCGCCACCGCCTCGACCAGCGCGCGCTTGAGCCGCGGCGGTGGAGGACGTTCGCGCCAGTCCTGGGAGAACACCTCGAGGTCCACGGTCGGCGCCAGTTCCTCGGTGACGATGAAGGAATGCTGCCGCGCCGGATCGCTGCCGCGCTCGCCGTAGGCGACCGCGGTCATGGTCGCTACGCCGGCCTCGTGCAGGCGCCGGATGGCCTGCCACTCCTGGCGCGCGCCGAGCACCGGGAGCTTGGCGGTGAGCAGGTTCTTGGCGATCTCGCCCCAGCCGATGCCACGGTGGATCTTGACGAAGTAGCCACGCCCGTCGACCTCGGTGCGCAGGGTGCGGCGCCCTTCCAGTTCGCGGTAGACCTTGCCTTGCAGCGCCTCCACCGCCTCGAACGGGTCGCGCCCGTTCCACAGGCGCTTGAACGGCTCTTCCAGCACCAGCCTCATGAGGCCTCCCCGAGGATCAGGTCGGCGGCGCGCTGCGGCATGCTGTAGAGGTCGGCGTGATCGGCGTAGGCCAGGCCATTGCGCGACCAGGCGGCGCGCGCCGGAGCGTCCTCCAGCATTTCCGCGAGCAGGCGGTTGAGACTGTCCTGCTCGAAGGGACTCGGCAGCACCCGCCCGGCGTCGGCCTCGGCGATGTAGTGGGCATAGCCGCAGACATCGGTCACCAACACCGGCAGGCCGGAGACCAGCGCCTCCAGCAGCACCGTACCGGTGTTCTCGTTGTAGGCCGGGTGGATCAGCAGGTCGGCGCCGAGCAGGAAGCGCGGGATATCGCTGCGACCCTTGAGGATCTGTACCTGGTCGTTGAGACCGAGGGCGGCGATCTGTAGCAGGAACGGCTTGGGATCGTCCTGGCCGATGGCGATCAGCCGGGTACGCCTGCGCAACGCCTTGGGCAGCGCGGCCAGCGCCTTCAGGCTGCGATCCAGGCCCTTGGTCTTGAAGCCGGAACCGATCTGCACCAGCAGCAGGTCGTCCTCCTCCAGGCCGAACTCGCGGCGGAATTCCGCACGCACGTCCGCGGCGTTGGCCGGCGCCCGGCGATCCTGGCTGATCCCCGGCGGCAGCAGATGGAAACGCTCGGCCTGGGTGCCGTAGTGCTTGACGAAGAGCGGCTGCTGCACCTCGGAGATCATCAGGATCTCGGTCTTCGAGGCCGGGTCGAACACTGCCCGTTCGTAGCCGGCGAAGTGGCGGTAGCGGCCCCACTGGCGGTACAGCGGGTTGCGCAAGGTCTGGGCCTTTTCCTCGAAACAGGCGTCGGCGGCGTAGTAGACATCCAGTCCGGGCATCTTGTTGAAGCCGATCACCCGCTGCACCGGGCGCCTGTCCAGGTCGGCGCGGACCCACGCGGTGAACTTCTCGTTGCGCCGGTGGTTGAAGATCGAGCGCACCGGGGCCACCAGCACTTCGAAGCCGTCCGGCACGTCGCCCTCCCAGATCAGCGTATAGACGCGGATGTCGTGCCCGCGCCGCTGGCATTCCAGGGCGATGCGCATGAAGTCACGCTGCAGGCCGCCGAAGGGGAAGTATTTGTAGAGGATGAACGCCAGGGTCATCGGAGGGTCTCCGGGGCCAGCAGCATGGCCTCCAGCTGGGTGGCCACGCGCTGGGGATTCAGCCGGGTGAAGCACAGCGGCTGCTCACGCTTGAGATCGAACAGTTTGCGATCCTCTTCGGTCGGCTGGTAGGTACAGGTCTTCTTCAGGCACGGCGCACAGGGGAAGTCGCTGCCCAGGTGGACCTGGGAACGCCCGTAGGCGCCGGTGAAGCCAGGATTGGTCGGGCCGAACAGCGACAGCGTCGGCACGTCCAGCGCCGCCGCCAGGTGACCGAGGCCGGTATCCACCGCCACGCAGGCGCGCGCGCCGGCAAGCACCTTGGCCATGCCGGCCAGGGATAATCTGGGGAGTACCGCGGCATTTTCCAACCCCGCCGCCAGGCGCCCGGCCCGCTCCCGCTCGGCGGCGCTGCCCCAGGGCAGGCGCACCGACCAGCCGCGCTCGCACATGCGCTCGGCCAGTTCGCGCCAGTAGGCTTCCGGCCAATGCTTGGTGTCCCAGGTAGTACCGTGCAGGAACACCAGGTACGGCGCGCCAGGGTCGGCGTCGGCCAACTGCTCGCGGTCCAGGCCATAGTCACCGACCGACTCGGGCAACGGGTAGTCCAGCGCCTGGGCGAACAACTGGCGCGTGCGCTCCACCGCATGCTGTCCCCAGGCGACCGGATAGGCACGGCGATAGAAGCGGCTGGCGAGCGGCTCGCGCGCCGAGTCGCGATCGAGACCGGCGACCGGCGTCTTGCCCACGTAGCGGGTCAGCCAGGCACTCTTCAGCAGCCCCTGGGCGTCGATCACCAGGTCATAGTCGACTTCCTTCAGGCGCTGCTTGAAGCGCCGCCATTCGCCGTTGCGCAGGGTCTGCCAGAGGTTCTTTCGCCAGCGCCGGATCGCCACCGGGATCACCCGCGCCACCGCCGGATGCCAGGCGGGAATCTCGGCGAAACCTTCCTCCACCACCCAGTCGAACTGGATGCCGGGAATCGCCCGGGCGGCGTCGGTAAGCGCCGGCAGGGTGTGGATCACGTCGCCGAGGGACGAGGTCTTGACCAGCAGCACCCTCATCCGGCGACCTCGGCAGGGTCGCCGACCAGCCGCTCCAGGGCTTGCAATACCAGGCCAGGCGGCAGCTCGCGGAGGCAATTGTAGTGGCCGAAGCGACAGGTGCGCTCGAAGCACGGGCTGCACTCGAGACCGAGGCGGACGATCTCCACCCGGTCCGCCAGCGGCGGGGTGAACTGCGGCGAGGTGGAGCCATAGACGCCCACCAGCGGGCGATCCAGCGCGGCCGCCACGTGCATCAGGCCGGAATCGTTGGACACCACCGCGCCAGCGCAGGACATCAGGTCGATGGCCTCGGCCAGCGAAGTCTCCCCGGCAAGATTGAAGGACTCCTCGCGCAACCCCGGAATCAGGCGCTGGCGAATCTCCTCTCCACCGGGATGGTCGTTCTTCGAGCCGAACAGCCAGACCTGCCAGCCGGCACGGATCTTCGCCTCGGCGACCGCGGCGTAGTGTTCCGCCGGCCAGCGCTTGGCCTCGCCGAACTCGGCGCCGGGACAGAGCGCCAGCACCGGGCGGTCCAGGCTCAGGGCGAACTTGTCGAGCGCCGCCTGGCGGCTGCCGTCGTCGATCCGCAGGCGCGGCTGCGGATAGGGCTTCGGCAACTCCACGCCCGGCTCGAAGGCCAGGGCCATGAAGCGTTCGATCATCAGCGGATAGCGCTGCTTGTCGAGCTTGCGGATGTCATTGAGCAGCCCGTAGCGCATCTCGCCGCGCCAGCCGGTACGCTTCGGTATTCCGGCGAACCAGGGCACCAGCGCCGACTTCAGCGAGTTGGGCAGCAGGATCGCCTGCTCGTACTGACCGCGCAGGCCGCGTCCGATCCGGCGCCGTGTGGCGACGTCCATCACCCCGTGGCCGAGCGGGAAGCTCAGGGCCTGGCGCACCTCGGGCATGCGCTCGAGGATCGGTCGGCTCCACTCGGGCGCCAGCACGTCGATCATGCACTCGGGATGCCGCTGGCGCAGACACTGGAACAGGGTCTGCGCCATCACCATGTCCCCCACCCAGGAGGGACCTACGATCAGAATTCTCATTCAGGCTCCGGAAATGATCAGGGAGGCTTTCGCCTCCCTGTCACACCCTTCTTCGGTGCTTACTTGACCAGGGTACGCCACTCGGCGTGGGCCTCGGTCTTGCCGCTGACCAGGTCGAAATAGGCTTTCTGCAGCTTTTCGGTGACCGGGCCACGGCGGCCGGCGCCGATCTTGCGACCGTCCACTTCGCGGATCGGCGTGACTTCCGCGGCAGTGCCAGTGAAGAAGGCCTCGTCGGCGATGTACACCTCGTCGCGGGTGATGCGCTTCTCGACCAGTTTAAAACCGTGTTCGGCGGCCAGGGTCAGGATAGTGTTACGAGTGATGCCGTTCAGGCAGGCGGTGACTTCCGGGGTGTAGATCACGCCATCCTTGATGATGAAGATGTTCTCGCCGGAGCCTTCGGCCACGTAGCCTTCCGGATCGAGCATCATGGCCTCGTCGGCGCCGCCGGAGATCGCTTCCTGGAGGGCCAGCATCGAGTTGATGTAGGCGCCGTTGGACTTGGCGCGGGTCATCGAGATGTTGACGTGGTGGCGGGTGAAGGAACTGGTGCGCACCTTGATGCCTTGCTGCAGGGCTTCCTCGCCCATGTAGGCGCCCCAGCTCCAGGCGGCGATGATCACATGGACCTTCAGGCCGCTGGCGCGCAGGCCCATGCCTTCGCTTCCGTAGAACACCATCGGGCGGATATAGGCGCTTTCCAGGTTGTTCTCGCGCACGGCGGCGCGGGTCGCCTCGTTGATCTCGTCGCGGCTGTACGGGATCTGCATGTTCATGATGTGCGCGGAGTCGAACAGCCGGTCGGTATGCGCCTGCAGGCGGAAGATCGCCGTGCCCTGCGGGGTGTCGTAGGCGCGCACGCCCTCGAACACGCCCATTCCATAGTGCAGGGTATGGGTCAGCACGTGCGTGGTCGCGTCGCGCCACTGCACCAGTTCACCGTCATACCAGATCACGCCATCACGATCGGCCATCGACATAGTTGCCAGCTCCTTCAGATATTCGTTACGTACTTGCGTTACGTGCCTGAGTGGATCAGCCGAGCCGCAGCTCGCGCCAGATCCTGATCACTTCTCGCCGCTCCGTCTGGAAGTGCTCGCCGCTCACGACCCCGGCCTCCTTCTGTAGTGCCAGGCGGTGTGCGGCTGCGCGATAGGCCTTGTAGGCCTCCTGCAGGAGACGGACGTCCTCGCTGGCGATCAGGCCAGCCCGTTCCAGTCCTTCCAGAATGCGGATGTTATCGGTGAATTCGAGCAGCGCCGGGTGTTCTCCGGACCAAGCTAGAACCGCATATTGCACCATAAATTCGATATCGACGATACCACCGGCATCGTGCTTGAGATCGAAGGCTGCCGTGGCCTCGAAGGCATTCGAGGCGGTACCGGCGGCGGTCGCGCGGGTTCCCAGGTTGTCGCGCATCTTGGCGCGCATTTCGCTGACTTCGGTGCGCAACGCGTCGAGATCGCGCGGCCTCGCCAGCACCTCGGCACGTACCGCCTCGAAGCTCGCCTGCACCCGCCGGCAACCGGCCAGCACCCGGGCGCGGACCAACGCCTGGTGCTCCCAGGTCCAGGCCTCCTGCTCCTGGTAGCGCTGGAAGGCGCCCAGCGAACTCACCAGCAGGCCGGCCGCGCCGCTCGGACGCAGGCGCATGTCGACCTCGTAGAGGGTGCCGGATGGCGTCTGCGCGGTGAGGAAATGGATGATCTTCTGCCCCAGGCGGGTAAAGAACTGCGCGCCATCGATGGATTTGCCGCCATCGGTCTCGCACTGGGGGTCGCCGTCATGGATGAACACCAGGTCGAGGTCCGAGCCATGGCCGAACTCCAGCCCGCCGACCTTGCCGTAGCCGACGATGACGAAGTCCGGATCGCACGGCGTGCCGTCGGCGCGCAACGGCCGGCCATGACGCTGCACCAACTGCCGCCAGGCCAGTTCGAGGACCTCGACGAGGATCGCCTCGGCCAGCCAGGTCAGGTAGTCGCTGACCTTCATCAACGGCAGCGTGCCGGCGATCTCCGAGGCCGCCACCCGCAGCCCGTGGGCCAGCTTGAAGTGACGAAGGGTCTCCATTTGCTGCTCGAGGTCGTCCTCGGGAATCCGCATCAGCCGTTCGCGCAGCTCGGCGGCCAGCTCGGCGGCCTGTGGAGGACGGAACAGGCGCCCCTCGTTGAGCAGCTCGTCGAGCAGAATCGGGAACCGCGCGATCTGCTCGGCAACCATCGGGCTGGCCGCGCAGAGGGTCAGCAGGCGCTCCAGCGCGCCGGGGTTCTCGGTCAGCAACACCAGGTAGGCGGAACGCCGCGCCACCGCTTCCACCAGCGGCAGGACCCGCTCCAGCACCAGGTCCGGCTGGGGGTTTTCCACGGTCATCGCCAGCAGGCGCGGAACGAAGGCATCCAGGCGCTCCCGGCCGAGACGCTGCATCGCTCGTACCTGGGGGCCGTGGCGCAGATCGCTGAGACGCTTCCAGGCCGCCTCGGCATCGACGAAGCCGGCGTCGGCCAGTTGCCGGCTGGCCGACTCCTCGTCCAGCGCCTCCTCCCACAGCGGGATCCACTCGGCGCCGACGCTGCCGCAGGCCGCCTCGCCGCTTTCGTCCTCGTCCGGGTCGGCGATCACCTGGCGGAAGTGCCAGTCGATGCGCGCCCGCCAGTGGCTCAGGCGCTCGTGGAATGCGGCCCAACTGGCGAAGCCCATGATGAAGGCCACGCGGATGCGGTCGTATTCGTCGCTGGGCAGCATTTGCGTCTGCCGGTCGGCCAGCGCCTGGATGGCATGCTCGGCGTAGCGCAGGAACTCGTAGCCGCCGCGCAGCTCCTCGACCACCGCCGGCGGCAGGTAGCCCTGCCCCTCCAGGGTCGCCAGCACCTTCAGCAGCGGCCGTTGCTGCAAGCTCAGGTCGCGCCCGCCATGGATCAACTGGAAGGCCTGGGCGATGAACTCCACCTCGCGGATACCGCCTTCGCCCAGCTTGATGTTTTCCGACATCCCCTTGCGCCGGACCTCCTGCTGGATCAGCTGCTTCATGGTGCGCAGCGCCTCGATGGCGGAAAAGTCCAGGTAGCGCCGATAGACGAACGGCCGCAGCATGCCGAGCAGTTGCTCGCCTGCCTGCTGGTCGCCGCCGACCACCCGCGCCTTGATCATCGCGTAGCGCTCCCAGTCGCGCCCCTGGTCCTGGTAGTACTGCTCCAGCGCGGCGAAGCTGTAGACCAGCGGTCCGCTGGAGCCGTAGGGACGCAGGCGCATGTCGACGCGGAAGACGAAGCCGTCGACGGTGATCGCATCCAGCGCCTTGATCAGCTTCTGCCCCAGGCGGGTGAAGAACTCCTGGTTGTCCAGCGAACGCTTCGCCCCCTCGGTCTCGCCGCCCTCCGGGTAACCGAAGATCAGGTCGATGTCCGACGACAGGTTGAGTTCCACCGCGCCCAGCTTGCCCATGCCGAGGACCACCATCCGCTGCGGTTCGCCGGAGCGCCGGCCGATCGGCGTGCCGAACTGCTCGCACTGGCGCCGATGGAGCCACTCGCAAGCCAGGTCGATGCAGGCGTCGGCCAGGGCCGACAGGTCGCGACAGGTTTCCGCCAGCGCGGCGCGGCGGGTCAGGTCGCGCCAGATGATGCGCAGTTGCTGGCGTGTGCGGAAACGTCGCAGGCGCCGACCGAGTTCGTCCTCGTCGGCGCAATCCTC containing:
- the glnE gene encoding bifunctional [glutamate--ammonia ligase]-adenylyl-L-tyrosine phosphorylase/[glutamate--ammonia-ligase] adenylyltransferase; the protein is MSLPSLANLPATLLPAAERAGTALRSAVAALDAAALARLEAWPEERLEDFRRVAAASDFVAEQAVRDPAMLLELAERGELENPHAPGELRSQLQARLEDCADEDELGRRLRRFRTRQQLRIIWRDLTRRAALAETCRDLSALADACIDLACEWLHRRQCEQFGTPIGRRSGEPQRMVVLGMGKLGAVELNLSSDIDLIFGYPEGGETEGAKRSLDNQEFFTRLGQKLIKALDAITVDGFVFRVDMRLRPYGSSGPLVYSFAALEQYYQDQGRDWERYAMIKARVVGGDQQAGEQLLGMLRPFVYRRYLDFSAIEALRTMKQLIQQEVRRKGMSENIKLGEGGIREVEFIAQAFQLIHGGRDLSLQQRPLLKVLATLEGQGYLPPAVVEELRGGYEFLRYAEHAIQALADRQTQMLPSDEYDRIRVAFIMGFASWAAFHERLSHWRARIDWHFRQVIADPDEDESGEAACGSVGAEWIPLWEEALDEESASRQLADAGFVDAEAAWKRLSDLRHGPQVRAMQRLGRERLDAFVPRLLAMTVENPQPDLVLERVLPLVEAVARRSAYLVLLTENPGALERLLTLCAASPMVAEQIARFPILLDELLNEGRLFRPPQAAELAAELRERLMRIPEDDLEQQMETLRHFKLAHGLRVAASEIAGTLPLMKVSDYLTWLAEAILVEVLELAWRQLVQRHGRPLRADGTPCDPDFVIVGYGKVGGLEFGHGSDLDLVFIHDGDPQCETDGGKSIDGAQFFTRLGQKIIHFLTAQTPSGTLYEVDMRLRPSGAAGLLVSSLGAFQRYQEQEAWTWEHQALVRARVLAGCRRVQASFEAVRAEVLARPRDLDALRTEVSEMRAKMRDNLGTRATAAGTASNAFEATAAFDLKHDAGGIVDIEFMVQYAVLAWSGEHPALLEFTDNIRILEGLERAGLIASEDVRLLQEAYKAYRAAAHRLALQKEAGVVSGEHFQTERREVIRIWRELRLG